Proteins encoded within one genomic window of Humulus lupulus chromosome 1, drHumLupu1.1, whole genome shotgun sequence:
- the LOC133797845 gene encoding uncharacterized protein LOC133797845, with protein sequence MADDLFFLTKDVFLIKAPKKSPLVLRMTVLVFAMVCGVYICSICLKQVSTRNKVGYLNLQVIEKPCQDSNIEPSETPFVHYPKPENYSRAECTCNPVRYFAILSMQRSGSGWFETLLNNHTNISSNGEIFSVKVRRSNISTIVETLDRVYNLDWFSSASKNECTAAVGLKWMLNQGLLQHHEEIVKYFESRGVAAIFLFRRNLLRRMISVLANSYDREVKLLNGTHKSHVHSPLEADILAKYKPTINATLLIPNLRQVEETTTKALEYFQSTRHIVLYYEDIVKNRTKLTDVQDFLKVPQMELKSRQVKIHKGSLSNLVENWDDIQKTLTGTPYESFLHADYRRR encoded by the exons ATGGCTGATGATCTATTTTTCTTGACCAAG GATGTTTTTCTGATAAAAGCGCCCAAGAAATCTCCATTGGTGTTGAGGATGACTGTATTGGTATTTGCAATGGTCTGTGGTGTATATATATGCTCCATTTGTCTGAAGCAAGTTAGCACCCGGAACAAGGTTGGATATTTAAATCTCCAGGTGATTGAAAAGCCTTGTCAAGATTCTAATATTGAACCCTCGGAAACTCCTTTTGTGCACTACCCGAAACCTGAAAATTATAGCAG GGCTGAATGCACATGCAATCCTGTAAGGTATTTCGCCATTTTATCAATGCAGAGGTCTGGGAGTGGGTGGTTTGAAACATTGTTAAATAACCATACTAACATTAGCTCAAATGGGGAGATATTCTCCGTTAAAGTTAGGAGAAGTAACATATCAACCATTGTGGAGACTTTGGATAGAGTTTACAATCTTGACTGGTTTAGTAGTGCCTCGAAGAATGAGTGTACAGCTGCAGTGGGATTAAAGTGGATGCTTAATCAG GGTTTGTTGCAGCATCATGAGGAAATAGTGAAATATTTTGAAAGTCGAGGTGTTGCTGCTATCTTTCTCTTTCGGAGAAATCTTTTGCGCAGGATGATCTCAGTTCTCGCAAATTCTTATGATAGAGAAGTCAAGTTACTGAATGGAACACACAAGTCCCATGTACATTCTCCCCTTGAg GCAGACATTCTGGCAAAGTACAAGCCAACAATCAATGCGACATTGCTGATACCCAACCTAAGACAAGTAGAAGAGACAACAACCAAAGCTTTGGAGTACTTCCAGAGTACCAGGCATATCGTCCTTTATTATGAGGATATAGTAAAGAACCGTACT AAACTTACAGATGTTCAAGATTTTTTAAAGGTTCCGCAAATGGAGTTAAAGAGCCGTCAGGTGAAGATTCACAAAGGTTCTTTGTCTAATCTGGTTGAGAATTGGGATGACATCCAAAAGACTCTCACGGGAACACCATATGAGAGCTTCCTCCATGCAGATTATCGAAGAAGATAA